The DNA segment AAACTTTTGACACAGGATACAACTTCTATAGAAACAACAAGGCATGGAGGAACCATCACGTGGGATATTTATTCAGAACAACATGGACGTGTGCAGTTTGGGCCAACTCTTACCAGGCAAACTAGTCAGCATTCGATACCAACTTCTAAGCAAGAAAATTGTATATCTAAGGGAGAGTTTGATAAAATGCGGGATGAAATAACCAAGTTGCAGGACTTAATAAAAACCTCCATGGATGCACAGGTTAAGACTCACGTATGTTTAGTTGATCATGTCAGTTGAATTTGTTTTGAGCTTTTTAGACCCTCATTAGAATTTATATGCAGGCTTCAAGAAAAAATCAAATAGATGATGAAGAAGATCATGAAgaatatgaggaatttgaaaaagatgaagaatatgaggaatttgaagaatatgaagaatatgaggaatttgaagaatattaagaataagaagaatattaagaagaggaagagtatagtattaatatagtaTGGTATTATGACCTTATCTATATTATTGAAGTTATTGGAGGTGTTATTGACATATTATCGATCTTTCAATGTTGTTCATCggatgttattattatttttggaatATAGCGAAGTAAACTTTTGtgtttagttattattattaaattatattttaaatcaaattaaagtaCAAAATATTAGAAGGTAACTGTGTTCGATCAATTATATTGTTTAAACTTATTTCTTTACTAAATATGGATTGTTTTGCAACTCATTAATGTGACAATGCCACCTTattaaaaatgctaaaaaaattgtaataaagttaCATGCTTgcactaattaattataaaatacgtTACAATATATCATTAGTCATTATTATTACTTCTTTGATCCGTGCAGTCCACTGTCCAGACTCCAAAATATGCTCTACTGCACTCTGAAGGTTGGAATGACTTGATGAAAAATCTTCTTCAACTCAACTTAATATCCAAATGCAGCCTTAGAGCTCGTTTGATTACACAAATTATctaatctaatctcatctcattttatttaattattacaacattctcaaatttttacaaaatataaagtAATTGGACAATAGATTAGGAAGTGATTGAATCaaatttaatagaatattttaaatctatataCACATCCAGTGATtcaattttcctagaaaatctttttgaaaatcatatttcaagGGATGAAAATGACTCCCTTACTGCTTTGCCATCGGAAATCAAAATTTGTGGAGCTCTTAAGCAAGTCTCAAACCATAAAGCTCCAGGTCCAAATGAAATGACTGCTCTTTTTTATAAGCATTATCGGCATATTATCAAGAGGGATGTGATCGCAGCTGTACAAAATTTTTTAGAGGTGGAAAGCTTCTGAAACAAATTAACCATATTCACATCACTCTCATTTCTAAAATAGCAACCCCAAGTTTCCCTTATCATTACCGTCCAATTAGCCTGACAAATGTTATCTACAAAATCATCACAAAGATCCTAACAAACCGTTTAAAGAGAACTCTTCTAAGTAACATCTCTCCATTTTAAACTGCTTTTGTGCTAGGTCGAAACATTAAAGAAAATTTCTTAATTGCCTATGAGATGTTCCATCATCTCAAGAATTACAAGGGGAAGAAGGGTTAGATGGCCTTAAAGTTAGATATGGAAaaagttttcaattttatcgaatgaaattttcttctttctattatGAAAGCATTAGGATTCCACTTAACCTGGATAAATCTCATCAAGGAATGCATTACGACATCTCTTTCTCTATTCTCATTAATGGATCCCTAAAAAGTTTTTTCAAAACTCATAGGGGCCTTCAACAAGGTGATCCTATCTCGCCATTCCTTTTCATTCTATATATAGAGGTTCTCTCAAGGCTTTTGGCCCGATCTAAAAATTCTAGAAAATTGAAAGGTATTAAAATTAATAGAGATACCCCCACCTAGTTCTCACATTCTCTTTGAtatgatttaattatatttgaaaacgtAAAAGAAAGATCGACAAAGGCCATAAAAATGCCTTAGAAAAATATCAAGATTGGTCAAGCCAACGCATCAATCAGAGTAAATCATCGATCTATATTACTCAAAACACGAGACATGCGGCGCAAAGGGCAATCCTAGAGAACTTGTCATACAAAGAATcgtcataaaaaatgaaatatttagggATTCAAATGACTTTTAGCTGATCTAAAAAAGAGGACTACAAAGAGAtgatggaaaaaataaataaaaaattagagggCTGGAAATCCAAAATGCTATTTCAAGCGGGTAGAACTATGCTCATCATAACAGTAGCAAGCATCATCCCCACTTATCAAATGTCAACACACATGCTTTCAAAATCTATATGTAAGTCTCTTAATACAAGCTTTAAAAATTCCTAGTGGGGAACTACAAAAGATCAAAAGTACAAGCTCTGCCTAAAATCATGGAAGTCAATTTGCCAactagaaaaatataaagatttAGGATTAAGGCAGATAGAAAACATGAATGTAACCTTATTAGcaaatacaaaatgaaaaaaccaGTCAACCAAATATAGGCATATGACACAAGCTCATTTCAAAGAAATACCTGAAATGGGAGATTTTAGAGATGCCAAAAATTCTTGTTTGCCAAAGACAGGTTGTCTCTTTTGTCATGccaaaaattctatacatcaaGTTCTCGTTTCATTATAGTAACATATATATCAACATTAAATTATCTTTTATCGAATCATCAAATAAACAACTGGCATTTGTAGAACTGGCATAACTCAAGCAAATGCACGAAAAGCTCTTAGGATGCATTTAAATgttaaattgagatgagttatttatgaataatagtgagttgaatAGGTGGGGTGAGTTATGTATGGctcatctaaaatgagtttaaataaatttggatgttaagataagtttaataaaaattgaaaaaagttgtgagtcccacatataaaaatgtgttaaattgaaaaatattgtgagtCTCATGTGTAaggaggttttgagttgagatgagttaaataatttgagagttaagtatttaaatattatatttaacttaaaattaagataaattgaATTGATCTCGACTGAGTCTAGCAATCAAACGAGGCCTTAGAGTATTGACATTGGTTTCAAcaaaattatctttaaaatttagctaaaatACATGTTTTGCATATAACCAAAATCATTCAAGATATAACTACATAGtagattagtcaaaataatcgtataatattatttttttaataagaatatttataaattttttttcatattttccaaCTACACTAACTatgtattaattaataatttaatagccTAATATTTTATTCGGCATTCCAATGTGAAAGGCCATAAAATAAGCAATGTCTTAACCAGCCGctagaatatatttttaaaataaaataattcttttaaagataaaaaatatatctctAAATTTAAAGAAAACTTTATACTGTAGCCGAACTTTAGAGATGCCGGTGCTCCTAAAACGGGAACACAGAGAATAAAAGTACAGTTAATCAAAATCTGACACTAGCATGCATGCagtgcataaaacacattatttGATCGTGACAGAAGGACCCTACAATTATCTGTAAGTGTGACTGTGTGACACTTTTATGTGACGTCGGTGGACGAGGAGGGCCAGCAAAAATCTCAAGTACAttttaagaaaatgttttataCGTAGTCAATTagctatttaattatttaattatcactCGATTTTCTAAATAAGTCctcattattaaaaataaaattttttatgtaaattttaaatttttttacttctttAAGAGGGTGGTGGGTGCAAATTTTGcgtattttaaaactatataaactatttgttttaaatatataatgttttatataaaaataaataaacttaaagtgagttttataatatttatttattaatcatattgtcaaaaaaatttataaatataaattaaagagtaatgatatttgtagttttaaaatgtacaaattttacaaagtaaataaatttaaaatttatataaaaaataattcttttaataatcgattctaattttttaaaaataaattcgtaaaaattaatttagatatttaaatttaactattttatctcatctcatataattattataatttttataaattttttatataaaatataaaaaataatttaatttttttaaatttaaaaataaaattaatattaaaaaattatattataattatattatatctaataaaatatctcatttcatacCGAGGAACCAAACGAATTAATCTAATAAGATCTGGGCAATGCTACGTAAAAATCATTCGTCGTATTCATTATTCATCGCTCTATTATTTTGGTTTGGATTAATCGCGTCTTATCAACATCAGGTCGAGTCTTATCAGTTATCAACATCCCCTTTTATTTATGGGAAGAGTTCTTCTATAGGGTAGCCTACACCGCACACCTGATGTGGCATTaccttcttttaatttttttatttttttataagtactaaaatgctaaaacatGCGTTTTGTTCTGCCCCATTTCGAAATTTTCTACAGCTCCTCTCCCAATTAAAAATTTTCCCCTGTTCGAGCACGCGCCAAATATATGTTAGTGTGTGTTCAGCTATGCCAGCGTCCTCCTCCATATTCTCTCTAACCACCGACGAAAGCTCCATCGCCACCGAGAAGTTGTTCTTTATTCACTTTTTACATATTGACAATACATTTATAGCCCAGTTTTCTCTTTCGAGGTATTGTCCAAAATCTCCTTTTGTTAGCTTTTGtttcaaaatatgtttttttttttccttttctttcgtAAGATGCCTTGGCTCTTTGAATGGAAatgtttcagatttttctttttttgttcttatttttaaaGCAAACTTATTGTTCTAGCTTGCATTTCTGTGCGAAGTTGTGGCCATTTTCTTTCTTAGACATTCAAAACGAGTAATTAGTGTCGGTTATACTTTTATGTGATTTCATTTGTGTAGGCGAGGATAAGAGTCAGAGGTTTTGAGagtggaaggagagagagaaatttcAAGCAAGCTCAAATACAAAGTCCTTTTAATTGGTCTGAGAAGAAAGATTATTCAAACAGAGAAGAAGTTTGAAAGAATGTTGAATTATCATCAATATCAAGAAAGGAAACTGAGCCACAACATATCCAACTACGTTTTGTGTGGCCCTAAAGGAGGAGAGAAGCTAGTTTCAGATGGGGAATTGTTGGGGTTCTATAGCTGATTACCCAACTCCAAGCACCATTGCCTATCTCAATTCAAGTAAATAcctaataggaaaaaaaaaaaaatgtgcttCTTGTATGTTTACCCCTTCCATCAAATTCTCAAATATCTCATATGCGTTGGTTCTTTTTGTCCCATACATTTTGATTTTAAAGAAAACTCATTGTTATGTTAGCCAGTTGCAACAAGCCAATCAGATCTTTCAGGCAAATGATTTACATGAGAAACCCAGTGAAATTTCCTAACTTGATATGCCTGAGGTGATATGACTTTTTGTTGCATTTTACCGCATGGAACCATGCTATTTTGCCTCTGTACTTCATTATTAACATATGCTGCGAATTTGTTATTGCAACTATATTACAGTTTCTAGCAGTGCATAAAGAGAAGCCTTAAGATCTGTAAAGTTAACTGAAAAAATTGCAATGTTATGATTCACTACCATGTTATTACAGTTTGGTCTCAATGTTTAACTGCAGTAAAGATTACAGTAAAGCCTTAGTATGGATTCACTTGTTAGTTAACATTGCAGTTAAAAATTGCCTAAAGAGAAGCCTCCAAGTATATTACAGTTTCTAGCAGTGAGTTCTTTCTTCTTTGGTATATCCCTCTTCAACTTTACTCTTTCTTTTATCAATTCAAGATCAGAAAATACAagattttctctctttatttcttttctttcttctttcttgcaAGATTAGCAAAATATTCTCACTTTTAtctattctttcttctttctctttcaaCTCTGTTAAGACATTTGCTTTCCAGTTCAAGGCATTTTCCCACTGGTTTAGCATTATTCCAACTTTTTTCTAGTGTGTTCAAATGATTTCCAGCATAGTTCTGATGAAATGCCCATGTCAATGCATTCTTGCGCGTTTTCGCCGCCTCTCTACTTAGTTTTGTAGGTAACTCCACTACCATTTTCCCTTCCATATTAGTGAGTACTGCTTGTGTACTGAGAGAGGTGAAGGGAGGGCACGAAAGTTTGAAGTTTCTCTTTCATAATTGATTTCTTTCTAAATTTGTTTATTCTTTAGTATGAAGTTTTGTTTAGATATTGCTACTTTTTCTTAtgtaaatgaaaggaaaaagtaatcagattttttttttccctgaaaaTACTTCATAGAACTCGAAAAGTAAATTTCTTTTGAGATGCGAAGACGTTTGGATAGTTAACAAGAGAGAGGATGTTTCTAAGCACGGATAAAGATGGGAGTTCAGTTGTTGGTGGCTATTTACATTAACTTTGAGGCTAGGAAAGGTATGAGACCCAATTTGGCACTTTATGGGCTGCCTGGCATTTGGAATGTACATAACCCGAGTGAAAAAGATAGAAGAATGTgctttgaaaaattctaaactttgaaattaaagGAAATTATCCCAATTTTTTTTCCAGAATTTCAGATAGCTTAAATACATGCAATAGTTGTGGAAGTTATTTAACTACATGCAGTAGTTGTGGAATTATTTGACCTACTCTTGATGGAGATGGCTTAACTATTGACTATTTGACCTGCATGCACATTATATCAAACAAGATGAATTAATAGAAGTTTAATCCATCCCTCATatatgtttctttgttttttttttttctgcagaAATAATGATGGAGATAAAAAATGGGATTGGACAACACTTTGGACACTTGCACTAAAGATTTATGAAAATAGTTGCAGCTAAATAGTGGCCGTGGTAGTTGGTTTTGTCTTTGTTGTTGTATTTGTTTACACTTAAGTTAGAGAAGTACAATACTTTGTTGCTGTTTTAGTTTGGAAAGTGAACTGGTGTATTTCCTTTCATTCATGTATGTTGAATTATTCAGGTTAATGAGTCTTTGTAAAGTAGGAAGTCTGTTATGTGCTCCAGCCGTTGTATTttggattttaatgaaatgaggTGATGCTTGGACAATACATCCTTTAATCCCAAACCATCATGTTGGTTGTCCTGCACAGATGTCTATGTGAGATCTTTTAAACATCATTGGCTAATAGGGAGGCAGTAAGGCGAAGCAAAAAGCCTTCAAAATCTCCAATGCAAAATTCATTCAAACAGTTGTGCAAAAAAAGTATCTGCAAAAACTCTATAGAATCTCAATTGCAAAATTCATTCAAGTATTTGTGTAAAAAAGGTATATTTCACTTGAACAAATACAACcaaaaatctcacaaatttGTGGCATAAAAGCTAAATGAAACATAATAACTATCCAAAGAAGACCCACTTTCCATTTGATATGTTTGGAACTGGATAGTGACGGGTAAACAAGCTTTAATCCAGGATGTTCAGACCACATTTATGCCATTTGTTGAATTTTGATCTATCTTGTCTTCATGCATGGTTCAAACGGAATATGTCATTCAGCACATAAAAGCTTCCTTGAGTTGTTTGCATCAAATGGAACATCTGTGCAGAAAGCATGACAAGGAGTTTAGTTAACTACAAGAATAGCAAAGAACGAAGGACAGTGCCTTGTAATAATGCACGCATCCACTCAAGGGGTGCCATTTGAGCAAGATACAGTAGTCATGGGAATAAAATTAATTGACAACATAATGATCAATCTCGATCTCTATGTCAAATTCAAGAACAAAATTAGATGCAATGTAAAGATACAGCAAATGAAATTTGCTTCAAAGAGAGGATAGAAATCATCCCAGGTTcatgtctttatttttttttataaaagtacaTTTATGCCAATACTTTCATGTTTCCTGGACAGATTTCTTAGTAAAATACACGACAGAGATAAGAAATTCATCGAGAGAAATACACTATAATGTGTTTCCTTTACATCTTATGCTAATATCGTGGCATAAATAATCAGGTTCCGAAAATCACAAAAGCAAAAAGGCGAGGGAGACACTGAAAATGAATCACTTAAAGGAGGAGGAATGTACTTCTATTAAGAAAGATCTGCAGTACAAATGTGAAATGTAGACCACCATGAAAGGCAAAACTAATGCTCTTACGTCCCAAACACTCGCACAATTAGAATATGAAATAGTAAGATAAATATCAATAGGATACAAACAGAGCAAGAGATTCATCAAGCAGTTCCACCAAACCATAGGAAAGCAAGGCAAATTAGAGATCAAAATAGTAAATATTGACTCCAAACATTGCAAAGCTACAGAAGGTTCTTTGACATAAAAAACGTAGATCTATcaagagcaaaaaaaaaaaaaaaaccgattcggctgaaaaaaaaaatccattaggccgaatctcaaaccaaaaaccaatccTTAATTGTCCCATGTAGATATGcgcaataaagaaaaatgagaataatCAACAACAAGAAGAAGGAATGATCCTTTGCCGATTGGCATCGGATCGATAAGGACACGCCTCGAAAATTTAAAGACCCTAAGAGGATCACATCCAAGTATTAGAAGGAGATCATATACAGAAAAAAGGGGAACCTTGCTGAACTTGAGGGTGAGTTGGAGGTTGCCATTGACAAAGACGAGCATGCCGCCGGTGGGGCCAGAGGCCTGGCAATCGACGGTAGTGACTCTGTGTTGGCACTGCTGGAAGGGGAGGCTGGTGAGCTCAGCAACAATGCTCTGGGAACCTCGAAAGTTGACATCGACTCGTCCTGCAAGGGATGGCTTTGCCCTAGAATCACAGAGAGAAGCACAAGAGAGAGGAGtacagagggagagagaggagcaC comes from the Carya illinoinensis cultivar Pawnee chromosome 8, C.illinoinensisPawnee_v1, whole genome shotgun sequence genome and includes:
- the LOC122317748 gene encoding uncharacterized protein LOC122317748 isoform X2, whose amino-acid sequence is MDPDKYRRPSAYSPSFWATNAEAPVFNNDSAVTHVGPIGPILLEGNHPVEKPANFETRKSVVRARGPSPKLFEDTTSIETTRHGGTITWDIYSEQHGRVQFGPTLTRQTSQHSIPTSKQENCISKGEFDKMRDEITKLQDLIKTSMDAQASRKNQIDDEEDHEEYEEFEKDEEYEEFEEYEEYEEFEEY
- the LOC122317748 gene encoding uncharacterized protein LOC122317748 isoform X1, with the translated sequence MDPDKYRRPSAYSPSFWATNAEAPVFNNDSAVTHVGPIGPILLEGNHPVEKPANFETRKSVVRARGPSPKLFEDTTSIETTRHGGTITWDIYSEQHGRVQFGPTLTRQTSQHSIPTSKQENCISKGEFDKMRDEITKLQDLIKTSMDAQVKTHASRKNQIDDEEDHEEYEEFEKDEEYEEFEEYEEYEEFEEY